In the Ilumatobacteraceae bacterium genome, one interval contains:
- a CDS encoding PIG-L family deacetylase: MTECADPLAPGWSDAIARARPWTPPGGRYLVVAPHPDDEALMFGGHLARLAGRTDPVHVIAVTDGGAAYPDVADGERLGALRRTEQADALGALGLLGAPLTRLGLPDGEVANREPDLGAAIATAIARHAIDVVLAPWSHDHHTDHEACGRAAARAAGAVPRPVTVVSGLFWSMLRDRAGAHVELRSLALTADERARKRAAIASHRSQVTAEVADDPVLGEVELAIANWPSEYVIVGESDGVAV, encoded by the coding sequence ATGACGGAGTGCGCCGACCCGCTCGCCCCGGGGTGGTCCGACGCGATCGCACGGGCCCGACCGTGGACCCCACCGGGCGGTCGCTACCTCGTGGTGGCACCACACCCCGACGACGAAGCGCTCATGTTCGGCGGTCACCTCGCGCGCCTCGCAGGCCGAACCGACCCGGTGCACGTGATCGCGGTCACCGACGGCGGCGCCGCCTACCCCGACGTCGCCGACGGCGAAAGGCTGGGCGCGCTCCGGCGCACCGAGCAGGCCGACGCGCTCGGTGCGCTGGGACTGCTCGGTGCTCCGCTGACGCGCCTCGGTCTGCCCGACGGCGAAGTCGCGAATCGCGAACCCGACCTGGGGGCGGCCATCGCCACCGCGATCGCACGCCACGCGATCGACGTGGTGCTGGCCCCGTGGAGCCACGACCACCACACCGACCACGAGGCGTGCGGCCGAGCGGCCGCACGCGCCGCCGGCGCGGTGCCCCGGCCGGTGACCGTCGTGTCGGGCCTGTTCTGGTCGATGCTGCGCGACCGGGCAGGTGCACACGTCGAGTTGCGATCGCTCGCCCTGACCGCCGACGAGCGCGCCCGCAAACGAGCCGCCATCGCATCGCACCGCAGCCAGGTCACGGCAGAGGTCGCCGACGATCCCGTGCTGGGTGAGGTCGAACTCGCAATCGCCAACTGGCCGAGCGAGTACGTGATCGTCGGGGAGTCGGACGGGGTGGCGGTGTGA
- a CDS encoding sigma-70 family RNA polymerase sigma factor, producing the protein MTLTSDSDRRTPRRCAEELFEQHRDLASSIARRYATTPHAADIGQVADIALWSAATRFDPARGAFEGFAAVTISGEIKKFLRCAGWAVRVGRRRQEDALRLRQVADDLTVRLARTPDRSDLADATGWTIGRVDDAIRCSAARFSEPASHHLGMDVVDVAESFESMIELLPDLERSIVRMTYVGGLTQREIGEHLAISQTMVHRRLRRAHRLLAVSLAT; encoded by the coding sequence GTGACACTCACCTCCGACTCCGATCGACGGACTCCGAGGCGCTGCGCCGAAGAGCTGTTCGAGCAACACCGCGACCTGGCGAGCTCGATCGCACGGCGGTACGCGACGACGCCACACGCGGCCGACATCGGTCAGGTCGCCGACATCGCGCTGTGGAGCGCAGCGACGCGATTCGACCCGGCTCGTGGCGCGTTCGAAGGCTTCGCGGCCGTCACGATCTCCGGCGAGATCAAGAAGTTCCTGCGTTGCGCCGGGTGGGCGGTCCGTGTCGGACGTCGGCGCCAGGAGGACGCTCTCCGGCTTCGACAGGTGGCGGACGACCTGACGGTGCGACTCGCCCGCACGCCCGACCGATCGGACCTGGCCGATGCGACGGGATGGACCATCGGACGCGTCGACGACGCGATCCGGTGCAGCGCGGCCCGGTTCAGCGAACCCGCGAGCCATCACCTCGGCATGGATGTCGTCGACGTGGCGGAGTCGTTCGAGTCGATGATCGAACTCCTGCCCGATCTCGAACGCTCGATCGTGCGGATGACGTACGTCGGGGGTCTGACCCAGCGAGAGATCGGTGAGCACCTCGCGATCTCCCAGACCATGGTGCACCGGCGGCTCCGGCGGGCGCACCGGTTGCTGGCGGTGTCGCTCGCGACCTGA
- a CDS encoding SAM-dependent methyltransferase, which produces MSTPDGTRLHHDTEYFRDMYDGDDDPWGFDRRWYERRKYALSLAALPEPRYACAFEPGCANGALTELLAPRCGRLVATDLVPEVAERARRRLVGQPHVTVDCAAFPAWWPDEPIDLLVLSEIAYYLSEPGREVAGAELRRRVAPGGDVLAVHYTGETDYPMRGCEVASWLDRVPGLARVVTYLDDSFELGVWRRT; this is translated from the coding sequence GTGAGCACGCCGGACGGCACACGGTTGCACCACGACACCGAGTACTTCCGCGACATGTACGACGGCGACGACGATCCGTGGGGCTTCGACCGTCGGTGGTACGAGCGCCGGAAGTACGCCCTGTCACTCGCAGCGCTGCCCGAGCCGAGGTACGCGTGCGCGTTCGAGCCCGGCTGCGCCAACGGTGCCCTCACGGAACTGCTGGCACCCCGTTGCGGCCGCCTCGTCGCGACCGACCTCGTCCCCGAGGTCGCCGAACGGGCGCGTCGTCGTCTCGTCGGTCAGCCGCACGTGACGGTCGACTGTGCGGCATTTCCTGCCTGGTGGCCGGACGAGCCGATCGACCTCCTCGTCCTGTCGGAGATCGCCTACTACCTCAGTGAGCCAGGGCGCGAGGTCGCGGGTGCGGAGCTGCGGCGCCGTGTCGCTCCCGGTGGCGACGTGCTCGCGGTTCACTACACCGGCGAGACCGACTACCCGATGCGGGGGTGTGAGGTCGCGTCCTGGCTGGACCGCGTCCCCGGGCTCGCCCGCGTGGTCACGTACCTCGACGACTCGTTCGAGCTCGGGGTGTGGCGCCGGACCTGA
- a CDS encoding glycosyltransferase, which translates to MPIPQRRTHPPTIRRVGIVLPARDEAGRVADAIVAIGEAAAAVVHRVDVSVMVVDHGSTDATRVEAERALDVIRQRVTRAGLVSATRGGVGTARHIGIRALTDGWEDPAATWLLSTDADSRVRPDWIRRYLRHAEAGTMAVAGIVDLFDDGEADDFRDRWRCDYGSTLMADGRHPHAHAANLGVRLDAYRSVGGFRDVGPADDRDLWSRLRQRGVEPVADASIVVDTSGRRAGRVPTGFAHALATLYPAGRDRLGDRPLAG; encoded by the coding sequence GTGCCCATTCCCCAGCGTCGAACCCACCCCCCGACGATCCGGCGCGTCGGGATCGTGCTGCCCGCTCGCGACGAAGCCGGTCGCGTCGCCGACGCGATCGTCGCGATCGGCGAAGCGGCCGCGGCGGTCGTCCACCGCGTCGACGTGTCGGTCATGGTCGTCGACCACGGCAGCACCGACGCGACCCGAGTCGAAGCGGAGCGCGCCCTCGACGTCATCCGGCAGCGTGTAACCCGCGCCGGGTTGGTCTCCGCGACGCGAGGCGGGGTGGGAACCGCACGCCACATCGGAATCCGGGCGCTCACCGACGGCTGGGAGGACCCTGCGGCTACGTGGTTGCTGTCGACCGACGCCGACTCACGTGTCCGCCCCGACTGGATCCGCCGGTATCTCCGTCATGCCGAAGCGGGCACCATGGCGGTCGCCGGGATCGTCGATCTGTTCGATGACGGCGAGGCCGACGATTTCCGTGACCGTTGGCGTTGCGACTACGGCTCGACGCTCATGGCCGACGGTCGCCACCCGCACGCCCACGCGGCCAACCTCGGTGTCCGACTCGACGCCTACCGGAGCGTCGGTGGATTCCGTGATGTCGGGCCGGCCGACGACCGCGACCTCTGGAGCCGTCTCCGACAGCGCGGTGTCGAACCGGTCGCCGACGCATCGATCGTGGTCGACACCAGCGGACGCCGGGCGGGACGGGTGCCGACCGGGTTCGCCCACGCGCTGGCGACGCTGTACCCGGCCGGCCGGGACCGTCTGGGCGACCGACCGCTGGCGGGCTGA
- a CDS encoding catalase, protein MARTGSKARSGEQGDGGATHQVVGEAGDGTRLTTQQGVPISDDQNTLTAGPRGPQLLEDFVMREKIFHFDHERIPERVVHARGFGAKGYFETYESLADVTRADLFQRPGERTDVFVRFSTVAGNKGSFDLARDVRGFAVKFYTQEGNWDLVGNNIPVFFIQDAMKFPDLIHAAKPEPDRGFPQAQTAHDNFWDFIGLMPESMHMVMWIMSDRAIPRSFRFMEGFGVHSFRFVNEAGESTYVKFHWKPKQGLQSVVWNEAVKINGADPDFHRRDLWNAIQQGDHPEWELGVQLFDDDFADSFDFDILDATKIIPEELVPVRPIGRMVLDRTVDNFFAETEQVAFCTQNVVPGIDFTNDPLLQGRNFSYLDTQLKRLGSPNFTHLPVNAPRCPMAHFQQDGHMAMKNPVGRANYEPNSWGDQGGPREDPEGGYRSHASAVEGDQRRLRPDSFADHFSQARQFYVSQTPVEQQHLQDALVFELSKVEVPAIRERVVGQLRNIDDDLAAGVAVGLGIDVPERIAPAAQPMTDLPESPALSIIRNGPESFAGRRVGALVTDGADAKTLRALRRALKSEGAQLMLVGPTREGVTDSDGNQLVIDEQVDGGPSVLFDAVAIVLTEDGAATMAATPTARDFVADAHAHAKFVACGPNADPLLEAAGLDESMRDDGYLALGSTKKSAEAFVAACRDLRRWARELPAQDDAS, encoded by the coding sequence ATGGCACGAACAGGTTCGAAGGCCCGAAGCGGCGAGCAGGGCGACGGCGGCGCGACGCACCAGGTCGTCGGCGAGGCCGGGGACGGCACCCGACTCACCACCCAGCAGGGCGTTCCGATCTCGGACGACCAGAACACGTTGACGGCCGGCCCGCGCGGACCACAGCTGCTCGAGGACTTCGTGATGCGGGAGAAGATCTTCCACTTCGACCACGAACGGATTCCCGAGCGGGTCGTTCACGCCCGCGGATTCGGTGCCAAGGGCTACTTCGAGACGTACGAGTCGCTCGCCGACGTCACGCGGGCTGACCTGTTCCAGCGGCCCGGAGAGCGCACCGACGTGTTCGTCCGGTTCTCGACCGTGGCGGGCAACAAGGGCTCGTTCGACCTTGCGCGCGACGTGCGCGGCTTCGCGGTCAAGTTCTACACGCAGGAAGGCAACTGGGATCTCGTCGGCAACAACATCCCGGTCTTCTTCATCCAGGACGCGATGAAGTTCCCCGACCTGATCCACGCTGCCAAGCCGGAACCCGATCGGGGCTTCCCGCAGGCACAGACCGCGCACGACAACTTCTGGGACTTCATCGGCCTGATGCCGGAGTCGATGCACATGGTCATGTGGATCATGTCCGACCGGGCGATCCCGCGCTCGTTCCGATTCATGGAGGGCTTCGGCGTCCACTCGTTCAGGTTCGTGAACGAGGCGGGTGAGAGCACCTATGTGAAGTTCCACTGGAAGCCGAAGCAGGGCCTCCAGTCGGTCGTCTGGAACGAGGCCGTCAAGATCAACGGTGCCGACCCCGACTTCCACCGCCGCGATCTCTGGAACGCGATCCAGCAGGGCGATCACCCCGAGTGGGAACTCGGCGTCCAGCTCTTCGACGACGACTTCGCCGACTCGTTCGACTTCGACATCCTCGACGCCACGAAGATCATCCCCGAAGAGTTGGTGCCGGTGCGTCCGATCGGACGAATGGTGCTCGACCGGACGGTCGACAACTTCTTCGCCGAGACCGAGCAGGTCGCGTTCTGCACCCAGAACGTCGTGCCGGGCATCGACTTCACGAACGACCCGCTGTTGCAGGGTCGCAACTTCTCGTACCTCGACACGCAGCTCAAGCGGTTGGGTTCGCCGAACTTCACCCACCTCCCCGTCAACGCGCCCCGGTGCCCGATGGCTCACTTCCAGCAGGACGGGCACATGGCCATGAAGAACCCGGTCGGTCGCGCCAACTACGAGCCGAACTCGTGGGGCGATCAGGGCGGGCCGCGCGAGGATCCCGAGGGCGGCTACCGGTCGCACGCCTCGGCGGTCGAGGGCGACCAGCGCCGTCTCCGCCCCGACTCGTTCGCCGACCACTTCAGTCAGGCCCGGCAGTTCTACGTGAGCCAAACCCCCGTCGAGCAGCAGCACCTCCAGGACGCCCTCGTGTTCGAGCTGTCGAAGGTCGAGGTCCCGGCGATCCGGGAGCGTGTCGTCGGCCAGCTCCGCAACATCGACGACGACCTCGCGGCCGGTGTCGCCGTCGGCCTCGGCATCGACGTGCCCGAGCGGATCGCGCCGGCGGCGCAGCCGATGACCGACCTGCCCGAATCGCCGGCGCTGAGCATCATCCGGAACGGACCGGAGTCGTTCGCCGGTCGCCGAGTCGGCGCCCTCGTGACCGACGGGGCCGACGCGAAGACGTTGCGGGCGCTGCGACGGGCGCTGAAGTCAGAGGGCGCGCAGCTGATGCTCGTCGGACCGACGCGAGAGGGCGTGACCGACAGCGACGGCAACCAACTCGTGATCGACGAACAGGTCGACGGTGGACCGTCGGTGCTGTTCGACGCGGTCGCGATCGTCCTCACCGAAGACGGTGCCGCGACGATGGCGGCGACCCCGACCGCCCGCGACTTCGTCGCCGACGCACACGCCCACGCGAAATTCGTGGCGTGCGGACCCAACGCCGATCCGCTGCTCGAGGCGGCCGGTCTCGACGAGTCGATGCGGGACGATGGCTACCTCGCGCTCGGTTCCACGAAGAAGTCGGCCGAGGCGTTCGTGGCAGCGTGTCGCGATCTTCGCCGGTGGGCCCGGGAGCTGCCGGCGCAGGACGACGCCTCATGA